From Miscanthus floridulus cultivar M001 chromosome 15, ASM1932011v1, whole genome shotgun sequence, the proteins below share one genomic window:
- the LOC136507815 gene encoding uncharacterized protein: MRFIFNKKLACMCATEKKRSFFLRNSTLSTASSSSSSCSSSHSSSSSSPQVETDESLLLHRHDAAHSPINKTTTATNDGPRFHDNLVGKDVILFAILRSELAVARGTVISTNPNTMVGGQPLGNEYCEVVVNVVMRRDAMLPWTYGEMQTMASALKMSIAWPYNKIKECKKKECKKASSTPLKGTAGSVGQSLA; this comes from the exons ATGAGGTTCATCTTCAATAAAAAGTTAGCATGCATGTGTGCCACCGAGAAAAAACGGTCGTTCTTCTTGCGAAACTCCACCTTGAGCACagcctcatcgtcgtcgtcctcctgctcctcctcccactcttcgtcgtcgtcgtcgccacaG GTTGAAACTGATGAGAGCTTGCTCCTCCATAGACACGATGCAGCCCATTCACCTATAAACAAGACAACTACAGCAACAAATGATGGCCCTCGCTTTCATGATAACCTT GTTGGAAAGGATGtgatattatttgctatattgaGATCTGAGTTAGCTGTGGCTAGGGGAACAGTCATTTCAACTAATCCAAACACCATGGTAGGAGGCCAGCCTCTTGGGAATGAATATTGTGAAGTAGTTGTCAATGTTGTGATGAGAAGGGATGCTATGCTGCCTTGGACTTATGGCGAGATGCAGACTATGGCTAGTGCTCTCAAGATGAGCATTGCATGGCCATACAATAAA ATAAAGGAATGCAAGAAGAAGGAATGCAAGAAGGCATCTAGTACACCTCTCAAGGGCACTGCAG GAAGTGTTGGGCAGTCTTTGGCTTGA